One segment of Vulpes lagopus strain Blue_001 chromosome 8, ASM1834538v1, whole genome shotgun sequence DNA contains the following:
- the RBBP4 gene encoding histone-binding protein RBBP4: MADKEAAFDDAVEERVINEEYKIWKKNTPFLYDLVMTHALEWPSLTAQWLPDVTRPEGKDFSIHRLVLGTHTSDEQNHLVIASVQLPNDDAQFDASHYDSEKGEFGGFGSVSGKIEIEIKINHEGEVNRARYMPQNPCIIATKTPSSDVLVFDYTKHPSKPDPSGECNPDLRLRGHQKEGYGLSWNPNLSGHLLSASDDHTICLWDISAVPKEGKVVDAKTIFTGHTAVVEDVSWHLLHESLFGSVADDQKLMIWDTRSNNTSKPSHSVDAHTAEVNCLSFNPYSEFILATGSADKTVALWDLRNLKLKLHSFESHKDEIFQVQWSPHNETILASSGTDRRLNVWDLSKIGEEQSPEDAEDGPPELLFIHGGHTAKISDFSWNPNEPWVICSVSEDNIMQVWQMAENIYNDEDPEGSVDPEGQGS; this comes from the exons caGCCTTTGATGACGCAGTAGAGGAACGTGTGATCAACGAAGAgtacaaaatatggaaaaagaacaCCCCTTTTCTTTACGATTTGGTGATGACCCATGCTCTGGAGTGGCCTAGCCTAACTGCACAGTGGCTTCCAGATGTAACCAG ACCAGAAGGGAAAGACTTCAGCATTCATCGACTTGTCCTGGGAACACACACGTCGGATGAACAAAACCATCTTGTGATAGCAAGTGTGCAGCTCCCTAACGATGATGCTCAGTTTGATGCTTCACACTACGACAGTGAGAAAGGAG AATTTGGAGGTTTTGGCTCAGTTAGTggaaaaattgaaatagaaatcaaaatcaACCATGAAGGAGAAGTGAACCGGGCACGTTATATGCCCCAGAACCCTTGCATCATTGCAACAAAGACTCCATCCAGTGATGTTCTTGTTTTTGACTATACAAAACATCCTTCCAAACCAG ACCCTTCTGGAGAGTGCAACCCAGACTTGCGTCTCCGTGGACATCAGAAGGAAGGCTATGGACTTTCTTGGAACCCAAATCTCAGTGGGCACTTACTTAGTGCTTCAGATGACCAC acCATCTGCCTCTGGGACATCAGTGCTGttccaaaggaaggaaaagttgTGGATGCGAAGACCATCTTTACAGGGCATACAGCAGTAGTAGAAGATGTTTCCTGGCATCTGCTTCATGAGTCTCTGTTTGGGTCAGTTGCTGATGATCAGAAACTTATGAT ctgggaTACTCGTTCAAACAATACTTCCAAACCAAGCCACTCAGTTGATGCTCACACTGCTGAAGTGAACTGCCTATCTTTCAATCCTTATAGTGAGTTCATTCTTGCCACAGGATCAGCCGACAAG ACTGTTGCCTTGTGGGATCTAAGAAATCTGAAACTTAAGTTGCATTCCTTTGAATCACATAAGGATGAAATATTCCAG GTTCAGTGGTCTCCTCACAATGAGACTATTTTGGCTTCCAGTGGTACTGATCGCAGACTGAACGTCTGGGATTTAAG taAAATCGGAGAGGAACAATCCCCAGAAGATGCAGAAGATGGGCCACCAGAATTGTTG tttATTCACGGTGGTCACACTGCCAAGATATCTGATTTCTCCTGGAATCCCAATGAACCTTGGGTGATTTGTTCTGTATCAGAAGATAATATCATGCAAGTGTGGCAAATG GCAGAGAACATTTATAATGATGAAGACCCTGAAGGAAGCGTGGATCCAGAAGGACAAGGGTCCTAG